In a genomic window of Phacochoerus africanus isolate WHEZ1 chromosome 6, ROS_Pafr_v1, whole genome shotgun sequence:
- the PRPF38B gene encoding pre-mRNA-splicing factor 38B, with protein sequence MANNSPALTGNSQPQHQAAAAAAQQQQQCGGGGGGGATKPAVSGKQGNVLPLWGNEKTMNLNPMILTNILSSPYFKVQLYELKTYHEVVDEIYFKVTHVEPWEKGSRKTAGQTGMCGGVRGVGTGGIVSTAFCLLYKLFTLKLTRKQVMGLITHTDSPYIRALGFMYIRYTQPPTDLWDWFESFLDDEEDLDVKAGGGCVMTIGEMLRSFLTKLEWFSTLFPRIPVPVQKNIDQQIKTRPRKIKKDGKEGAEEIDRHVERRRSRSPRRSLSPRRSPRRSRSRSHHREGHGSSSFDRELEREKERQRLEREAKEREKERRRSRSIDRGLERRHSRSRERHRSRSRSRDRKGDRRDRDREREKENERGRRRDRDYDKERGNDREKERSRERSKERRSRGEVEEKKHKEDKDERRHRDDKKDSKREKKHSRSRSRERKHRSRSRSRNAGKRSRSRSKEKASKHKNESKEKSNKRSRSGSQGRTDSVEKSRKREHSPSKEKSRKRSRSKERSHKRDHSDGKDQSDRHDRRRSQSIEPESQEKQHKNKEETV encoded by the exons ATGGCTAACAACAGCCCCGCGCTGACAGGCAACTCGCAGCCGCAGCACCAGGCAGCCGCGGCCGcggctcagcagcagcagcagtgcggcggcggcggcggcggtggcgccACCAAGCCGGCAGTCTCGGGCAAGCAGGGCAATGTGCTGCCGCTGTGGGGCAACGAAAAGACTATGAACCTCAACCCCATGATCTTGACCAATATCCTGTCGTCGCCTTACTTCAAAGTGCAGCTCTACGAGCTCAAAACCTACCACGAGGTGGTGGACGAGATCTACTTTAAG GTCACGCATGTTGAGCCAtgggagaaaggaagcaggaaaacAGCTGGCCAAACAGGGATGTGCGGAGGG GTTCGAGGTGTTGGAACAGGAGGAATTGTTTCTACAGCTTTTTGCCTATTGTACAAATTATTTACCCTGAAGTTAACTCGCAAGCAAGTGATGGGTCTCATAACACACACGGATTCTCCATATATTAGAGCTCTTGGATTTATGTATATAAG GTACACACAGCCCCCCACAGATCTATGGGACTGGTTTGAATCCTTCCTTGATGATGAAGAG gaCCTGGATGTGAAGGCTGGTGGAGGCTGTGTAATGACCATTGGAGAAATGCTTCGGTCTTTCCTCACAAAACTGGAGTGGTTTTCTACTTTGTTCCCAAGAATTCCAGTTCCAGTTCAGAAGAATATCGATCAACAGATTAAAACCCGgccaagaaaaatcaagaaagatgGGAAGGAAGGTGCTGAGGAAATAGACAGACATGTTGAACGCAGACGTTCGAG ATCTCCAAGGAGATCACTGAGTCCACGGAGGTCCCCAAGAAGATCCAGAAGTAGAAGCCATCATCGGGAGGGCCATGGGTCCTCTAGTTTTGACCGAGaactagaaagagagaaagaacgcCAGCGACTAGAGCGTGaagccaaagaaagagagaaagaaaggcgaAGATCCCGAAGCATTGATCGGGGGCTAGAACGCAGGCATAGCAGGAGTAGGGAAAGACATAGAAGCCGTAGTCGAAGTCGTGATAGGAAAGGAGACAGAAGGGACAGGGAtcgggaaagagagaaagaaaatgagaggggTAGAAGACGAGATCGAGACTATGACAAGGAAAGAGGTAATGACCGAGAAAAGGAGCGGTCAAGAGAACGGTCCAAGGAACGGCGAAGTAGAGGGGAGGTGGAAGAGAAGAAGcataaagaagacaaagatgaGAGGCGGCACAGAGATGACAAAAAAGATtccaagagagagaagaaacacagTAGAAgtagaagcagagaaagaaaacataggagtagGAGTAGAAGTAGAAATGCTGGGAAACGGAGTAGGAGCAGGAGCAAAGAGAAAGCaagtaaacataaaaatgaaagtaaagaaaaatcaaataaacggAGTAGAAGTGGCAGTCAAGGAAGAACTGACAGtgttgaaaaatcaagaaaacggGAACATAGCCCCAGCAAAGAAAAATCTAGGAAGCGTAGCAGAAGCAAAGAACGTTCCCACAAACGAGATCACAGCGATGGTAAGGACCAGTCTGACAGACATGACCGCCGAAGGAGCCAAAGTATAGAACCAGAGAGCcaagaaaaacaacataaaaacaaagagGAGACTGTGTGA